A stretch of the Rosa rugosa chromosome 5, drRosRugo1.1, whole genome shotgun sequence genome encodes the following:
- the LOC133711355 gene encoding F-box/LRR-repeat protein At4g14103-like — MDSKSKRPDGAKDRISQLPDHILVHILSYIPTVYSVRTTVLSKRWNNLWTFVPTLDLDQQDYSKEHGHRTRNSFDKFAKFVDGALSLHNSSTIRKFRLHIERHIQLGEEGVSRIRDWICTAMRHEVCELDLSFCPYQWREKIELNLPRRVFLCKTLEVLKLHSNCINYPPTKPGYFPSLKFAKVTAEYGDHSSMGELFCNCPVLEELSIDVHLMEKDVQIWISAPELKTLRTRFLVYDDERKAKGISINAPKLENLFVYGSDLTRYVLRNAKPLVKANIELKDLEANLSPELLNRATALLAGVSSVEYLYISGPNYVACSLPNFCNLKQLKLILFGCSYLEYVMELLKRSPKLEDLVLDIDVRSWYHEEYVEGYEPFKPPEIVPICVVSHLKTVSITHITGHDDQLGVVKYLLKYGQVLRNMTIFTCGALLFKTRHITEENFQRKILKYHKSSNTCEVEVKYENKGVVSFDCSDCSSTILYVDRR, encoded by the coding sequence ATGGATTCGAAATCAAAACGTCCAGACGGAGCTAAAGATAGGATCAGCCAATTACCGGACCATATTCTTGTTCATATACTATCCTATATTCCGACGGTCTATTCTGTCCGAACCACGGTTTTGTCTAAAAGATGGAACAACTTATGGACCTTCGTCCCCACCCTAGACTTGGACCAACAAGATTATTCCAAAGAACACGGTCATCGAACTCGGAATAGTTTTGATAAATTTGCCAAGTTTGTTGATGGTGCACTCTCGTTACACAACTCGTCGACAATCAGAAAGTTTCGTCTTCATATTGAACGCCACATTCAGCTTGGAGAGGAAGGTGTTTCTCGCATTCGTGACTGGATATGCACTGCCATGAGGCATGAGGTCTGTGAACTTGATCTTTCTTTTTGCCCTTATCAGTGGAGAGAGAAGATAGAGTTGAACCTGCCTCGAAGAGTTTTCTTGTGCAAAACTCTGGAGGTTTTGAAGCTACATTCAAATTGTATCAACTATCCTCCTACTAAACCCGGTTACTTTCCAAGCCTTAAGTTCGCCAAAGTTACTGCAGAATATGGAGATCATTCCTCAATGGGAGAACTTTTTTGTAACTGCCCTGTACTTGAAGAGTTGTCTATCGATGTCCATCTTATGGAAAAAGATGTCCAAATCTGGATCTCTGCACCTGAATTGAAAACTTTAAGGACTAGATTTCTTGTATATGATGATGAAAGAAAGGCTAAAGGGATTTCTATCAATGCCCCAAAGCTTGAAAACCTTTTTGTCTATGGCTCTGATTTGACAAGGTATGTCTTGCGGAATGCAAAACCCCTCGTCAAAGCCAACATAGAACTCAAAGATTTAGAAGCAAATTTGAGTCCAGAGCTTTTGAACCGTGCAACTGCTTTACTTGCAGGAGTTTCCAGTGTTGAATATTTGTATATATCAGGTCCTAATTATGTGGCATGTTCACTGCCTAATTTCTGTAATTTGAAGCAATTGAAGCTCATTCTTTTTGGCTGCTCTTATTTGGAATATGTAATGGAGTTGCTCAAGCGATCACCTAAGCTTGAAGATCTTGTCTTAGATATTGATGTCCGCTCATGGTATCATGAAGAATATGTCGAAGGATACGAGCCCTTCAAGCCACCAGAGATTGTGCCTATTTGTGTGGTGTCCCACCTTAAGACTGTTTCCATTACTCACATCACGGGACATGATGATCAGTTAGGTGTGGTAAAGTATTTGTTAAAGTATGGTCAAGTTCTGAGGAATATGACTATATTCACCTGTGGTGCTCTTCTTTTCAAGACTCGTCATATCACAGAAGAGAATTTCCAGAGGAAAATTTTGAAGTATCACAAGAGTTCAAACACTTGTGAGGTTGAAGTTAAGTATGAAAATAAAGGGGTAGTTTCATTTGATTGTTCAGACTGTTCAAGTACCATCCTCTATGTAGATcgaagataa